Genomic DNA from Candidatus Omnitrophota bacterium:
ATCAGCAGGCAAAATAATATAAAGAATTTTTTACTCGGATATTTCGGCATTTTGCGGGTATAATCGTTTGAATATTTCTTTCAGCCCATCGGTTATTCTCGGCCCCGGCCTTAAGAGGATGTCCGGGTCTATATCATTAAATACCCTTTTGTCCTTTACCGCCTTGATCTGTCCCCATCCGAACCTGGATTCAAGCAGCTTTAACGGCGTTTCTTTATCCATGTAAGTCATTATTATGCATTCCGGATCAAGGCTTATCACCTTTTCTGCGCTGTAATTGCAGAATGGCCTTACCACATTATGTGCGACGTTTATTCCGCCGGCCATAGTGATCAATTCATCGATGAAAGAGCCTTTTCCCGCGGTCATCAACGGCTCATGCCAGATCTCGACAAAAACCTTCACTCTTTTGTCCTGCGGGATGCTTTGGACCAGGACGTTTACCGTCTCGATGTCTTCGAACATTTTACGCAGCAAT
This window encodes:
- a CDS encoding cobalamin-binding protein produces the protein MKKIIIIICLVLLFGQEQFPCAANNSSAETGTVPSSGAPRYISLAPSTTEILFALGLDDEIVGVSTYCNYPEETGSKTKIGDFSHPNMETIISLRPDYIFGTGLEQLPAIAELKKIFPHIYVADPATVGDLLKTINDIGALTNRTKEAQRLLRKMFEDIETVNVLVQSIPQDKRVKVFVEIWHEPLMTAGKGSFIDELITMAGGINVAHNVVRPFCNYSAEKVISLDPECIIMTYMDKETPLKLLESRFGWGQIKAVKDKRVFNDIDPDILLRPGPRITDGLKEIFKRLYPQNAEISE